GCGTTTAAATCTTTGCGAACCCAATTATAGTTATTACTGTTATATTTATTCTGTTTATAATCTCTAGCCACTTTGCTTAGAGCCATATAAAATGGCAGTTTGACAGTTAGAGTGCGTTAATTGCATGCAGGTTTAATTATTATGGATGCCATTTgctgtatataaatattagctTGAATTgccatttttaataatattaatcaatgTTATCCAAACGAAATCAGCTCGATATCATTCCAAGAAAAAACGTGGGGATCCGTTcaagaacacaaaaaaaaaaacttatattataaaattgtatgttaTTCAATGTTAtatgttgaatagaaatatatggaGTTTTAAAAAGAAgatttgaaatgtttttattttttttcttgttatgaATAGTCTCATTGTCTGTGTACAGTATTAGAGGAAATATATAACTAATGTAATATTCTTGTTTTATTAGTTCCTAAATCCATAGTGGATTTAGGAACTTAGGAGCCTCTTCAATCTACTAGAAATGACAGCataacacacatatatatatatatatatatatatatctaagtagataatatatttttacaaatgtgcAGAAACTAACAAGAAATTCGCGAAGtgcataaaaataaacgatGTCAGTACGTATGTTGTAtacaaaaaccgaaataatacttgagatgctttagagttacattatttactgtctctgagacttatctgtaaaaccaaaacgctaataatttttaaataaaccattgccatagtttttactaaaataaatcagatacagccctaatatcacatgcaaaagtaaaatcaaatgactcctgtcactgATAATTACGCGTCGCGTATCGtgggtaggtactatgcacgtgtcggttgCACCATTCAACAGTTTTTCGTAATTCCGGTAACGGAATACGTGTAaacgtataatatatttatttacatcggTCCAGTAAGAGTGAACGCTGCAGACGAATAGATTGGTTTTCTGAAGTAAAGTCTACTACGATTACAATACCTAATGGCGGGTGTAGACCCCCTATTACctagtatactagctgttgccgcgGCTTAgaccgcgtttttttttaatcccgcgtGAACTTTTGATTTCTCGGAATAAAAGTATACTAATTAAGAGCGTATATCTATAGGAGATAGAAATTCACCAAGATCGTTTTAACTTGACGCCGCCGTACCAATgtatcaatgttttttttaaattccctgGGAACGTTACCCTGGAGCTCTAAGATAAATCCAATCTCAGAGATATGCCCAATTTCATCAGGGTCGGTGCAATGTTTGAGCCTGCGAtacagtgccggattaaccacgtagcgagagtagcaattgcttacgggccccgcgcgaaaggggggcccgcatatttaataccgctgacagacagacagacagacacgcacacagacatcgcctatagtaatttactaaactattattaaacccacaaaattgtaacctatagatagcaaatacgtattgtatttaagatacgtattgagtattcaattgtatttttaccactttatacttaagaacccatagcagatcaagggctcttttaaagaatttgctacgggctccgcgcttgcttaatcaggcactgcaATGATACGTTGGAAAGGAACATAGATACACCCTTAAGCACATACATTTGTATGGATACACTCTCGCActtgatttattaattataattaattcaatgaaTTAAAGATTTTTGATTAATATAAGCGTCTAACTGCCAACTTAATTGAAATTCCTTGACGTGTAAAACAGACTAATGTAGCAAGAATATCAAATGGTAGGATCTATGTTGAAAAACTAGAAATAGAGAATAAGTATCATTCGTTCCGTAGCGTCTACACAGATTCCAGCATTAGAACTGCACAAAAGTTGGATTGCAGTTTTAAAGCAGTTCCTTTGTCGCAAAGATAAATACATCGTAACTGAACCGctttttttagataaatattaatttaattacgaCAGCTTCTTTTCGCCAAGAGTCTCAAGCCATGATGCGACGGCTTCTACTGACGAGAAAACTGCAGGCTGGTCCGCGATGTCGCATCGCTTCGAGGAGAAAGACAGGATGCCGACTAATCGACCGTCCATAATCGCAGGTCCACCTGCGTCATGCTGAAAGagcaaatagtttttaattaaaaaaaaaccatttaaagtACACTGGATTTATGAATACGACGAGTTTAATTAATATGGCCACATGTTACACAGATTAAGTTGCACCATTTACAGGGGCGGTGTAAATGGTGCAACGAAAagtgtaagtaggtacttatacttTAAATGTTTCATAATTACCTCTTTAagcttagttattttattaacttacgtTACATACGTTCTTGGCTAGCGTTATATAGCCTGCACAGAAATTGGTTCTTGTAACAAGATCTCTGAAAATAAGTAAGGAAAATATTGGTTACTAATGTGTGTTTAATAGTGTTACTAAGAATAGGTACCCAGTAAATACAAACAAGATGCTTAGATAACATATATTGATTATACCGTCCATAAATTTCCTGGCAGTCAGCTAGATCGTAGACAGGCAGGTCCAACTTCTGGAGAAGCACTTGGCCCCCGAGCCCACCAGAACtctaaaatagaataaaatttttCCAATATCATACAGGGTTTTTAAAAAACCCCACTTGTATGATTaaggtatgttttttttcctttaagcATATATAGGCTGAAATGATGCTGATAAATTAGATACCTAtcaccatcaacccattaccggaccactgCAGGGCTCGAGTCTCCTCCTACACCAAGAGTGAGAGTGAGAAGGAGTTAacccgtaatccaccacgctggctgagTGCGGATTAGGTACCTAGTTATATATGGTGCCAAATCTGgacgttaaaaaaatttatagtagAAAAGAACAGCAAtacttttacttaattttttaggattttgtttagtttagagatttgagTGCGATAGatttttttgaatgaatgaaaataaattttcaccgCATTTTTAATGCGGAGTCTGTAATTCACAAATTTCAAaacgaaattaaattaacagaTCTTAAAGTATTGCCATCTTTTTCCCTGTGTTAATAAACACAGAAAAGGACAACACTATTTTTAgacctgccaatttagtttagtttggttcagagtatggagggtagaggtaaggagagtcatctgagtatatgaaaaagtgtcgtcaaaatgtattaaattaggatggcgccacgtttccatcagggtaactcttaaaagaagcgccaaatataaatattgttagagaaggcttgaaaaataaacaaggaagtattgAGATACAAGGAAggaaggttatatttaccacaatattttgtacaacgtcaGTTGttaaaattctcaataattaactactttagtcgataatgacattaaattttttaactcggcatacttcaattcatctacgattgctacattcataccataccctgtgcatccaccagcgccattgtggaggatttttgaactgttatttagcgcaacaactggacactttttcaacttttctcccatataagatgactctccttacctctaccctccatagttcaGAGTGATGAGTACCTACTACTAGTAATTCAAATTGGCACTTATTAATTTGGTTTGGTAAATATGGCTTGTCCGTGTCACGTGTCAAAGCCGTACATAGTAAAACGCGACCAGTTGCCTGGTACAGTAACATTTCCAACAAGCTGCCAAAAGGTCTTCACGATCAAAAATGGCACACACAATTATTTAATGCCAAAACTTGTATAGGTATCTACCTACCAATTCCTTATTCATTATCGCCTTAATAACTCCGTAGGTAAGTAAGACGGGTTGCCACAGGTTAGCAACTGTCAGTAAAGTTACGGAATAGGTGAGTTGCTATGTAGGTAACctattaatatattcataatcGTTTCTACTTACTTTACGCCGtaactaaacaaccaattgacttgatttttggcatagagttagatgATGACGGAGAGAACATAGACAATTTTTAATCGCAGGAAAACGAACGGTCCAGACGGGTTATAAAgtaccgtaataaacgcagacgaaaaacagggtcaacagctagttaataacaAACTTACCAATACTGAACCCCATCCAAGAAAAGTTATGTTGCTATCAGTCGGCACCTTTTTGTCAGTGGAGTAATCTATTTTCGAGAGTTTTATGTCTTCCTTGTCGTATGATATGTTCTTATGCAATCCTAGCACTGCAAAATTGAACTCCAGATTGTTTGGCTTATAGTTTGGATGGAAGAAGATCTCTGTGACTCGGTACACATTGCCGCCGGAGGTCGCGTTGGTCGAGCCGATTCGGACAGTCAACATTTTGACATATTCACGGAAGAATCGATTATTGTATTGTCTGTGAAGTGAGAGACAAATAAATTTCCGCAATGGGCCTTCCTAAGGCCTCCGTTGACGTATCTGTTGTTAGCATACATAACCCGATAAGGGTAATACTTTTAATTCAAAACCATgggtattttaataacaaaaattcgGCATTCGGTGCTTAGACGTCAGCTTGAGACTACTTAGTTTACGTCTGTCCACTGCACCGAATGCGTAGGCTACTTCAAGCTGGACAAGTAAGATACTTGGCTCTCACAGACTTTACGCATATACCTATCTACCTACAAATAGTATGAATGCAGCCACTCATGACTTATATAGGAACTCATCCGGCTAACTATATTACCCGTCTTACTATAC
This sequence is a window from Pararge aegeria chromosome 1, ilParAegt1.1, whole genome shotgun sequence. Protein-coding genes within it:
- the LOC120624434 gene encoding trypsin-7-like, which gives rise to MTSLLVLCCIFIAFSRTLAHQEGEISDVSRISDDMEEEQIRRIHNGRREWEYEGIPIEWPSRRNINVEISNTPKPTFNPPLDRRYRRIYNADELANIEDYPFLAALLVNKQLWCGGAIIDSDKILTAAHCLQLQYNNRFFREYVKMLTVRIGSTNATSGGNVYRVTEIFFHPNYKPNNLEFNFAVLGLHKNISYDKEDIKLSKIDYSTDKKVPTDSNITFLGWGSVLSSGGLGGQVLLQKLDLPVYDLADCQEIYGRDLVTRTNFCAGYITLAKNVCNHDAGGPAIMDGRLVGILSFSSKRCDIADQPAVFSSVEAVASWLETLGEKKLS